A window from Cryptomeria japonica chromosome 1, Sugi_1.0, whole genome shotgun sequence encodes these proteins:
- the LOC131876430 gene encoding uncharacterized protein LOC131876430, protein MSKTVRSGKPNCLSHHCLTKLLVVKELKLLSPPRDWESLVNSQDDEDTQPSEEEESPGEGYSKDKSYDEASVSEDEASEEESTSKGIESSSENEEINLVVLFEVTKKRGKFNREFSKEKRQKVKERELPKSRKQAIKSPEDSPKSDQEDVQSTSHGSPLLVDDQNKETRDATPKETGDVPSTEKAHEKEKIDELVDNSVRSSRTKRQEAEEEFEEEDPKVIKEKEFQDLQDNVVKLQIENQTLLEMLQEAHSVINSQT, encoded by the exons ATGTCTAAAACTGTAAGAAGTGGAAAACCCAATTGTTTATCCCACCATTGTTTGACAAAACTTCTGGTAGTCAAAGAATTGAAGTTGTTGTCTCCACCTCGTGATTGGGAGTCACTTGTCAATTCTCAAGATGATGAGGACACACAGCCCTCTGAGGAAGAGGAATCTCCAGGAGAGGGTTACTccaaagataagtcttatgatgagGCGTCTGTTTCTGAGGATGAGGCTTCTGAAGAGGAGTCTACTTCTAAAGGAATTGAATCATCTagtgaaaatgaggaaatta ATTTAGTGGTCCTGTTTGAAGTAACTAAAAAACGGGGAAAATTCAACAGGGAATTTAGTAAGGAAAAGCGGCAAAAGGTGAAAGAACGGGAACTCCCTAAATCCAGGAAACAAGCAATTAAGTCTCCAGAGGATTCCCCTAAAAGTGATCAAGAGGATGTGCAAAGTACCTCGCATGGTAGTCCATTACTTGTagatgatcaaaataaggaaacaaGGGATGCCACTCCAAAGGAAACAGGGGACGTGCCATCAACAGAAAAAG CACATGAGAAGGAGAAAATAGATGAGTTGGTTGATAATAGTGTTCGATCATCCAGGACTAAGAGACAGGAAGCCGAAGAGGAATTTGAGGAGGAAGACCCTAAAGTGATAAAGGAGAAAGAGTTTCAGGATTTGCAAGACAACGTGGTCAAACTACAGATAGAGAATCAGACTTTACTTGAGATGCTACAAGAAGCACACTCTGTTATCAATTCACAGACATAA